One stretch of Candida orthopsilosis Co 90-125, chromosome 3 draft sequence DNA includes these proteins:
- a CDS encoding Uso6 vesicular transport protein — MSYSTSFTVLACILVIVLYKLHESKSTKLRSVQLEYESFLKSSKSSQDEQTMLFKEELETLKKDSLEKIELSKKQIGQLESQLREYTVKNEKLVASEDKSTSEALSLMRKISAKEKESDQLKHDLEQAQKHGEKLAQDYKFQLNTQIEKLAVEKDSRIAELEELVATTKRETLYQRELFKTTESDKEDTITELRQSLSELQKKIDELEHSNKDQVSKNNQLIKDFDQSQKDLEDLRSAYKTIHEDYAKVSGDLDDTRKALVDLKERAEMLVHSETNLGNELNVSKSKIHESSEKIDSTAKELQIYQAFFKKCEFYIEDLKRFDPGFAEIAKHLEQVATTYEAVSSGEDYHSDDDYLSDTKQGEVDQNEFAILTKKASKNTFTLIERYIEELRARVAREKSLSGKNGSENIDLKKAVAELKKQLSDAESRNVTVLSIILESRNLVEDELSKSPVNEKKLKEVFHNAYQNIENCLKTGSYEKDTSQSDNKSESRDKGSPSHMAGFENGTASGSQNLDGISNTKEAEQKRFNGGNVLSPPDSSSKTRNSVENKKEETVDTIDVTVEKNDKTNDNNERRHSPNESTLPKDDTEEMVSSKSHDTPKPTAKGLTLSTSNKVEQPLSSMWASKKNSHANSDADSGFAPSVPVFKTVQDIFSTSPPALTSDAKENIGTGPESGASKISDKSKKCDIRKLDVTDKTEKSESDNFKSTNDEVEDSSEEKNNCNEGDSKHDLEASVSNQGADSDEGKSTLEKIDEKLREDVIAEEKTTQDEKLLAKEEAEEDKEILSRYNLRAAENEGDEGKEMEPSIDPLSEDPAGEEGKANVKEEANAFHSISESQSKFEAFKRDIEDAKDASTRADIYTNDTNGTKDARNTNDTNDTDNDNHAKDSTHLSETHSGSVSEQMFNAFKRDIRDAKEIEDSNEDSEDGPMKEGKDTNEEAKKGSIKESIEMHEGAKDDVFKSNEVKGEKVKTDGAKNADVKQDEFKKDDHLKDNESPSKDEKSEEDSKSKFDASSSASEDLNGAKQKIGRSHNVDNVGNSNASIETAKLQSKNESITDTKSGEDKPISKLKSEEDAQTSTSKSENTQSDTTSVADKGEQFPTYDSNSGEGSTSSKLNEVDSKALTTNDNSTSVGIDTAQKIVSSREHTEQVIDEVKNNEKQKSELNDEHEEKSCAKEANNNNKLDLMPRTDEQGDQDNGKRNNDEADSITHSFDGESEEMREEDEEMSQSRGSIESEITTNIDDTLSLGHGESNDEKSAISNEDIDIKSTSARDLFESSNKSSNSKSNSASPTKMKSKKGKKKKSKSAF, encoded by the coding sequence ATGTCATACTCAACGCTGTTCACAGTACTAGCATGTATTTTGGTAATAGTTCTTTACAAACTACATGAGTCAAAGTCGACGAAATTGCGTTCAGTGCAATTGGAGTACGAAAGCTTTTTAAAATCATCGAAATCATCCCAAGATGAGCAAACCATGTTGTTTAAAGAGGAGTTGGAaactttgaagaaagattctttggaaaagattgaacTTAGTAAGAAGCAAATTGGACAGCTTGAATCTCAGCTAAGAGAGTATACTGtaaaaaatgaaaagttGGTTGCATCGGAAGACAAGTCGACCTCAGAGGCGTTAAGTTTGATGAGGAAGATCTCAGCCAAGGAGAAAGAAAGTGACCAATTGAAGCATGACTTAGAACAAGCACAAAAGCATGGTGAGAAACTAGCTCAGGATTACAAGTTCCAGTTGAATACCCAAATTGAGAAGTTGGCAGTGGAGAAGGATTCAAGAATCGCAGAGTTGGAAGAATTGGTTGCCACTACAAAACGCGAAACACTATACCAGAGAGAGTTATTCAAGACGACTGAAAGTGACAAAGAAGATACAATAACTGAACTTCGTCAATCGCTTAGtgaattgcaaaagaagattgaTGAGCTAGAACATAGCAACAAAGACCAAGTTTCCAAGAACAACCAGCTAATCAAGGATTTTGATCAACTGCAAAAGGACTTGGAAGATTTGAGATCAGCTTACAAGACTATACACGAAGATTATGCTAAAGTATCTGGAGATCTCGACGACACAAGGAAGGCATTGGTGGATCTTAAAGAAAGAGCGGAGATGCTTGTCCATTCGGAAACAAATTTGGGCAATGAACTCAATGTATCTAAAAGTAAAATTCATGAACTGTCGGAGAAAATTGACTCCACAGCTAAGGAGCTACAGATCTACCAAGCATTCTTCAAAAAGTGCGAATTTTACATTGAAGACTTGAAACGTTTTGATCCTGGTTTTGCTGAAATTGCAAAGCATCTAGAACAAGTAGCAACAACCTATGAGGCAGTTTCATCAGGAGAGGACTACCACTCAGATGATGACTATTTATCTGACACAAAGCAGGGTGAGGTTGATCAAAATGAGTTTGCTATTTTAACCAAAAAAGCATCAAAAAATACATTCACTCTAATTGAAAGGTATATCGAAGAGTTGAGAGCAAGAGTGGCTCGAGAAAAATCCTTATCAGGTAAGAATGGATCAGAGAATAtcgatttgaaaaaggcAGTTGCcgagttgaaaaaacagTTAAGTGACGCAGAGTCCAGAAATGTGACTGTGTTAAGTATTATTCTTGAGTCAAGAAATTTGGTTGAGGATGAGCTTTCAAAAAGTCCTGTAAacgaaaagaaattgaaggaagTTTTTCATAATGCTTACCAAAATATTGAGAACTGTTTGAAAACTGGGAGTTATGAAAAGGATACTTCTCAGAGTGATAATAAACTGGAAAGCAGGGACAAAGGCTCGCCTAGTCACATGGctggatttgaaaatggtaCGGCTCTGGGATCCCAAAATTTAGACggaatttcaaatacaaaagaagCGGAACAAAAGCGATTCAATGGTGGAAATGTGCTATCACCACCTGACTCTCTGTccaaaacaagaaattcaGTGGAAAataagaaagaagaaactgTGGATACAATTGATGTTACGGTTGAGAAAAACGACAAGACCAACGACAATAATGAACGTAGGCACTCGCCTAATGAATCGACGCTACCTAAAGATGATACAGAAGAAATGGTGCTGTCCAAGAGTCACGATACTCCTAAACCAACCGCAAAAGGTTTAACTCTATCTACAAGCAACAAGGTAGAGCAGCCACTTTCATCGATGTGGGCAtccaaaaaaaattctcATGCCAATAGTGATGCTGATTCCGGTTTTGCTCCACTGGTCCCCGTCTTTAAGACAGTTCAAGACATTTTCTCAACCTCTCCACCAGCACTCACTTCTGATGCTAAGGAGAATATCGGCACTGGCCCTGAAAGCGGTGCTTCCAAAATATCAGATAAGAGTAAAAAGTGTGATATAAGGAAGCTAGATGTTACAGACAAGACTGAAAAAAGTGAATCTGATAACTTCAAGCTGACAAACGATGAAGTCGAAGACTCGAGTGAGGAAAAGAATAACTGCAATGAAGGAGATTCAAAACACGATCTAGAAGCTAGTGTATCAAACCAGGGTGCTGATTCTGACGAAGGTAAATCGACATTGgagaaaattgatgaaaaattacGTGAAGATGTAATTGCTGAAGAGAAGACTACtcaagatgaaaaattattggcTAAAGAAGAAGCCGAAGAGGACAAAGAAATCTTGAGTCGATACAATCTTCGTGCTGCTGAAAATGAAGGAGATGAAGGAAAAGAGATGGAACCATCAATTGACCCTCTCTCGGAAGATCCAGCAGGCGAGGAAGGTAAGGCTAATgtgaaagaagaagcaaatgCTTTTCATTCAATCAGTGAAAGCCAATCGAAGTTTGAGGCATTTAAAAGGgatattgaagatgctAAAGATGCAAGCACTAGAGCAGACATCTACACAAACGACACTAACGGTACTAAAGATGCTAGAAACACCAACGACACCAACGACACCGACAATGACAACCACGCCAAGGATTCCACGCATTTAAGTGAAACACACTCTGGTAGCGTTAGTGAACAAATGTTCAATGCATTTAAGAGAGATATAAGAGATGCAAAGGAAATAGAAGATTCAAATGAGGATCTGGAAGATGGACCCATGAAAGAGGGTAAGGACACGAACGAAGAAGCTAAAAAGGGAAGTATTAAGGAGAGTATAGAAATGCATGAAGGAGCCAAGGATGATGTATTTAAGAGCAATGAAGTCAAGGGCGAAAAAGTCAAGACGGATGGTGCCAAGAATGCCGATGTCAAACAAGACGAATTCAAGAAGGATGATCACCTCAAAGACAATGAGTCCCCATCCAAGGATGAAAAACTGGAAGAAGATTCgaaatccaaatttgacGCAAGTTCACTGGCTTCTGAGGATTTGAATGGCGCTAAGCAAAAAATAGGTAGAAGTCACAATGTAGACAACGTTGGCAATTCGAATGCATCCATTGAGACCGCAAAGTTACAAAGCAAAAACGAAAGTATTACTGATACCAAATCTGGTGAAGATAAACCAATatctaaattgaaatctgAAGAAGATGCGcaaacttcaacttcaaagtCAGAAAACACACAATCCGACACAACTTCTGTAGCTGATAAAGGTGAGCAATTTCCAACCTACGATTCAAATTCGGGCGAAGGTTCAACATCGTCTAAACTAAATGAGGTTGATTCAAAAGCATTAACCACCAATGATAATTCCACATCAGTAGGTATTGATACTGCTCAGAAAATTGTGTCTTCTCGGGAACACACTGAACaagttattgatgaagtaaAGAATAATGAAAAGCAAAAACTGGAACTTAATGATGAGCATGAAGAAAAGAGCTGTGCAAAAGAAGCcaacaataataacaaACTAGACCTAATGCCAAGAACTGATGAACAGGGTGACCAAGACAACGGTAAACGAAACAATGATGAGGCTGATAGCATTACACATTCATTTGATGGCGAATCTGAAGAAATGAGGGAGgaggatgaagaaatgTCTCAAAGCCGAGGTTCAATTGAGAGTGAAATCACAACAAATATTGACGATACTTTAAGTTTGGGTCATGGAGAAAGCAATGATGAGAAAAGCGCTATTTCTAATGAGGATATTGACATCAAGTCAACGTCAGCACGGgatttgtttgaaagtTCAAATAAGTCATCGAATTCCAAGTCAAATTCAGcttcaccaacaaaaatgaaatcgAAGAAAggtaaaaagaagaaatctAAAAGtgcattttga
- a CDS encoding Cki1 protein (S. cerevisiae homolog CKI1 has kinase activity, ethanolamine kinase activity, has role in phosphatidylcholine biosynthetic process, phosphatidylethanolamine biosynthetic process and to cytoplasm) — translation MEISPASLTPRPRSRSRTRNSTANSRSTSATRRPSLSGTRKSLSSSSLNKLTITPTQIDDERSVPSVQAVLDNSLPADFFKQDIIALTKALRIHKWHKRNLNIHKLKITRISGALTNSIYKIDYVDEEQDIHLPSLLLRVYGKNVDELIDRDSELMTLIKLSQKRIGPRLLGIFTNGRFEQFLEGFVTLTKDQIRDQVISQMIGRRMKDLHYKVELTKEESNSPVPTCWRLIEKWLKIFETEYKPGYEKAGVELEDIFMMDFDSFKKLVFKYKDWLFDKYKEDGFSSNYKFCHNDTQYGNLLLHNSFEPEEIVIDTPLGSSTNLPEVAIKSTSNKKDSNLVVIDFEYSGPNFPAFDIVNHFSEWMSNYHDPERSYFINDTMFPTQLEQLNFIKAYIEYDFQLPSSNLKSAKSDGELLNSSDKQAVSIIQYEIEKMFNECIYWRSSVQIFWALWGLIQNGPIEPRPEMSRKESEQGVDSTYNITVEMEKFGLQDLEITAGDAITSSDDDFDYLKYSNQKIAIVVGDSIQFNLLDKDRVDSKYHEDIKYLSSKTYDL, via the coding sequence atGGAGATTTCACCAGCAAGCTTAACGCCGAGACCAAGATCAAGGTCAAGAACTAGAAACTCAACGGCCAACTCAAGGTCTACTTCAGCCACAAGAAGACCGAGCTTGTCAGGAACAAGAAAGTCGCTATCTAGTTCTTCgttgaataaattgacCATCACACCAACTCAAATTGATGACGAGCGTTCAGTACCATCAGTGCAAGCAGTTTTGGACAACTCGTTACCTGCCGATTTTTTTAAGCAAGACATTATAGCATTGACTAAAGCATTGAGAATTCATAAATGGCataaaagaaatttgaatattcATAAGCTAAAAATCACGAGAATTTCGGGAGCTTTAACCAATTCCATctacaaaattgattatgtGGATGAAGAACAGGATATTCATTTGccttcattgttgttgagagTTTATGGAAAGAATGTCGATGAGTTGATCGACAGAGATAGTGAATTAATGACTTTGATTAAGTTATCACAAAAGCGTATTGGCCCTAGATTATTGGGTATATTTACTAATGGGAGATTTGAACAGTTTTTAGAAGGATTTGTCACTTTGacaaaagatcaaattaGAGACCAAGTGATTTCCCAAATgattggaagaagaatgaAAGATTTGCATTACAAGGTTGAGTTGACCAAGGAAGAGTCAAATTCACCAGTACCTACATGCTGGAGATTGATTGAGAAATGGCTCAAAATATTTGAGACTGAATATAAGCCCGGATACGAAAAAGCAGGCGTCGAACTTGAGGATATCTTTATGATGGATTTTGACAGCTTCAAAAAGTTGGTATTCAAGTATAAGGATTGGTTATTTGACAAGTACAAAGAGGACGgattttcttcaaattacaaattttgCCACAACGACACCCAATATGGAAACCTACTTCTCCACAACTCATTTGAGCCCGAAGAAATTGTTATTGACACACCGCTTGGGTCCAGTACAAATTTACCTGAGGTTGCCATCAAGTCCACCTCTAACAAAAAGGATTCCAATTTGGTGGTCATCGATTTTGAGTACTCAGGACCCAACTTCCCTGCATTTGACATTGTCAACCATTTTAGTGAGTGGATGTCTAATTACCATGATCCAGAAAGGTCctacttcatcaatgacaCGATGTTTCCCACCCAATTGGAGCAGTTAAACTTCATCAAAGCTTACATAGAATACGATTTCCAATtaccatcatcaaatttgaagtcAGCAAAATCAGATGGAGAGTTGTTGAATAGCTCGGATAAGCAAGCAGTTAGCATTATTCAGTAcgagattgaaaaaatgtTTAATGAATGTATCTACTGGCGCTCATCGGTGCAAATATTTTGGGCACTTTGGGGGTTGATCCAAAATGGACCTATTGAACCAAGGCCAGAGATGAGTAGAAAGGAAAGCGAGCAAGGTGTTGACAGTACATACAACATCACAGTTGAGATGGAGAAATTTGGACTTCAAGATTTAGAAATTACTGCTGGTGATGCCATAACTTCgagtgatgatgattttgactATTTGAAGTATAGTAACCAAAAAATAGCAATTGTTGTAGGAGATTCCATACAGTTCAACTTGCTCGATAAGGATAGGGTTGATTCTAAATATCATGAAGATATCAAGTACTTGAGTTCGAAAACTTATGATTTATAA
- a CDS encoding Pex7 protein (S. cerevisiae homolog PEX7 has peroxisome matrix targeting signal-2 binding, has role in protein import peroxisome matrix, docking and localizes to peroxisome, cytosol): MLSFRTKGYNGYGVQYSPFFDNKLAVATAANYGLVGNGRLFILDIEPNGQITSPISWETQDGLFDLAWSEIHENQCVVASGDGSIKLFDRMVPQFPIMQWNEHQREVFSVNWNLVDKTNFVTSSWDGSIKVWSSQRKESMLTLNPSGTDFTTMTAPVASTAQPPLSHQQQHQRSQQTGTKNCIYSAQFSPHSPSMLVSCTGASQVQIWDIRTPHPLQLHFVSHDGLETLSVDWNKYKSTVVASGGTDKSVRVWDLRMVSNLDQPSAHSPMPSHHHRGPSALNQFVGHEFAVRRVQWSPHNGKELLSTSYDMSARVWRDESDERARFLNTKTGGLKGVFNKHREFVIGCDYSLWGEPGWCATTGWDEMVYVWDSKRL, encoded by the coding sequence ATGCTATCCTTTCGTACCAAGGGATATAATGGTTATGGAGTCCAGTACTCACCATTCTTTGATAATAAACTAGCAGTAGCAACGGCTGCAAATTATGGTCTTGTGGGGAACGGAAGATTATTTATTCTAGACATTGAACCCAATGGGCAGATAACGAGCCCTATTTCATGGGAGACGCAAGATGGATTGTTTGATTTAGCTTGGAGTGAAATACATGAAAATCAATGCGTGGTAGCTAGCGGAGATGGTCTGattaaattgtttgatcGTATGGTTCCtcaatttccaataatGCAATGGAACGAACATCAACGAGAGGTGTTTTCAGtgaattggaatttggTGGATAAGACTAATTTTGTTACTTCAAGCTGGGATGGGAGTATAAAGGTTTGGTCGAGTCAGAGAAAGGAGTCAATGCTTACCCTAAACCCCAGTGGCACTGATTTCACAACCATGACAGCACCAGTTGCATCAACTGCTCAACCACCACTTCTGcatcaacagcagcatCAAAGAAGTCAACAGACTGGTACAAAAAACTGTATTTATTCAGCCCAATTCTCACCTCATTCCCCATCAATGCTTGTGTCATGTACAGGTGCATCACAAGTGCAAATATGGGATATTCGAACTCCGCATCCATTGCAATTGCATTTCGTTTCGCATGATGGTCTAGAAACTCTTTCAGTTGATTggaacaaatacaaatcaaCAGTTGTTGCATCTGGAGGAACTGATAAATCTGTTAGAGTGTGGGATCTAAGAATGGTTTCCAATTTGGACCAACCTTCAGCCCATTCACCTATGCCTCTGCATCACCATCGAGGTCCAAGCGCgctaaatcaatttgtagGTCATGAATTTGCCGTAAGGCGAGTTCAATGGTCTCCTCATAATGGCAAAGAATTACTAAGCACGTCTTATGACATGTCAGCTAGAGTTTGGAGAGATGAACTGGATGAACGAGCCAGATTCTTGAATACAAAGACTGGTGGGTTGAAAGGTGTGTTTAACAAACATAGGGAGTTTGTCATTGGGTGTGACTATAGTCTATGGGGGGAACCAGGATGGTGTGCCACTACTGGCTGGGATGAAATGGTGTATGTATGGGATTCAAAGAGACTATAA
- a CDS encoding Hgt5 glucose transporter (member of the major facilitator superfamily) yields MSYNPLSNNDNNQDPFSDQNILSIEEPAAIHATESLISTQHHQREHQHGREPSNFNDDLKANTSKNFKHSEFGSSSSEHAEEEDDDDDYDRFDPIQFKHSGDDDDDLERSSTDSFTDEFGNHYAIDFNNKAYTSKLTFKGNRLVYFTSAFVSLFVSLFGYEQGVCSGILAFDTFNGFFNTPGPAMIGFVISILEIGAMVSSILVAKISDSFGRKRTILLGTFVFMIGGILQSFCPNMFVFALGRVFSGIGVGILSTIVPSYQCEISPSEERGKLVCGEFTGNITGYALSVWVDYFCYFIQNVGDTRQKPHSFLAHLSWRLPLFIQVVIAFVLFIGGFFIVESPRWLLDNDMDQQGFNVLSLLYDSHHSSTKPKSEFFMIKNSILRERKMTPKSERTWRHLLKHYKKRVFVACSSLIFAQLNGINIISYYAPSVFQEAGFDDAGALLMTGVNGIIYLLSTIPPWFLVDRWGRRPILISSGLAMGICLILVSVFMLLNRSYTASVVAVLVIIYNASFGFGFGPIPFLLSGESYPLSVRSKGVSLAVACNWLSNFIVGLFAPILRHNIKWAMYLFPAGSCFISIVCVILFYPETKGIELEQIDEIFDEFYSINPFKRVVGSFDMILRKRRRIRDKQSRRLHAKYDRLNDGQGQQQGQQQRSRDYGGEDDDTFELQALNEMDYENPDI; encoded by the coding sequence ATGTCATACAATCCACTAAGCAACAACGATAATAATCAAGATCCATTTTCTGACCAAAATATATTGTCTATTGAAGAGCCAGCAGCAATACATGCTACTGAACTGTTGATATCCAcacaacatcatcaacgtGAGCACCAGCACGGGCGCGAGCCATCCAActtcaatgatgatttgaaagcgAATACTAGTaagaatttcaaacatAGTGAATTTGGCAGTAGTCTGCTGGAGCATGCCGAGGAAGAGgacgacgatgatgattacGACAGATTTGACCCTATACAGTTTAAACATTCtggagatgatgatgatgatttagaaCGCAGCTCAACTGATTCATTTACTGATGAATTTGGTAATCATTACGCTAtagatttcaacaataaagCGTATACGCTGAAACTTACATTCAAAGGAAACAGACTAGTTTATTTTACGTCAGCATTTGTCAGTTTGTTTGTTAGTTTGTTTGGGTATGAGCAAGGTGTATGCAGTGGTATTCTTGCCTTTGATACATTTAATGGATTTTTTAATACCCCAGGTCCAGCAATGATTGGATTtgtgatttcaattttggaaatcgGTGCCATGGTTAGTTCTATATTAGTTGCCAAGATATCCGATTCCTTTGGTAGAAAGAGAACTATTTTATTGGGCACTTTTGTATTTATGATTGGTGGTATATTACAATCGTTTTGTCCCAATATGTTTGTGTTTGCCTTGGGCAGAGTTTTCAGTGGGATTGGTGTAGGGATACTTTCAACTATTGTTCCATCTTATCAATGTGAAATTAGTCCTAGTGAAGAAAGAGGTAAATTGGTTTGTGGTGAGTTTACCGGAAATATCACCGGTTACGCACTTAGTGTTTGGGTTGATTACTTTTGCtattttattcaaaatgttgGTGATACAAGACAAAAACCTCATTCCTTTTTAGCTCATTTGAGTTGGAGATTACCACTATTTATCCAAGTTGTCATTGCgtttgttttgttcattGGTGGgtttttcattgttgaaagtcCTCGTTGGTTACTAGACAATGATATGGATCAACAAGGTTTTAATGTCTTGAGTTTATTATATGATTCTCATCATTCATCAACTAAGCCCAAGAGTGAATTCTTTATGATTAAAAATTCCATCTTACGTGAACGGAAAATGACTCCGAAATCAGAACGTACTTGGAGACATTTATTAAAACATTACAAGAAAAGAGTATTTGTTGCTTGTTCCTCATTGATCTTCGCTCAATTGAATggaatcaacatcatttcTTACTATGCACCGCTGGTATTTCAAGAAGCAGGCTTTGACGATGCTGGTGCATTGTTAATGACGGGAGTCAATGGTATCATATACTTATTATCAACCATTCCACCTTGGTTCCTTGTAGATAGGTGGGGTAGACGACCAATTTTAATCAGTAGTGGGTTAGCAATGGGCATTTGTTTGATCTTGGTGTCAGTGTTTATGCTTCTTAATCGATCATATACTGCATCAGTAGTTGCAGTACTTGTGATTATTTACAATGCATCGTTTGGATTTGGGTTTGGACCTATTCCATTTCTTTTATCAGGTGAATCATATCCACTTTCTGTTCGATCAAAGGGTGTTTCACTTGCTGTGGCTTGCAATTGGTTGAGTAACTTCATTGTTGGTTTATTTGCCCCGATCTTGCGTCATAATATTAAATGGGCCATGTACTTATTTCCTGCTGGTTCATGTTTTATAAGTATTGTATGTGTCATTTTATTTTACCCTGAAACTAAAGGTattgaattggaacaaattgatgaaatttttgatgaattttattcaattaaTCCATTCAAGCGTGTTGTGGGTAGTTTTGACATGATTttgaggaaaagaaggagaatTAGAGATAAACAAAGTAGACGTTTACATGCAAAGTATGATAGATTGAATGATGGACAAggacaacaacaaggacaacaacaacgatCAAGAGACTATGGTGGtgaggatgatgatacTTTTGAGTTACAAGCTTTGAATGAAATGGATTATGAAAATCCAGATATATAG